The region GGTAAGGCATCTGCTGGAACAGTTATTATAAACTTCCCTACTCCAGAAATTTTACCTTATAAAGAAGCAAAAAAATATCTTGCAGCTTATAAAAGAGAATTTGGAATTAACCCTCCTTCAATTTGGCCTGTTACAAATGCAGATGGTCTAAGAGCTATTTTTAATGCAGTGGAAGAAACAAAATCATTGGATACTAAAACAATTTCAGATTATATTAGAAATGATATGAAAGATTTTCCAGGTATTACTGGGCCATTTAACATTAGAGAAGATGGTGAAAGAGTTGGTGCTAAATTTGTAGTATACAAATTAAATAATAACGGTACTAAAGACGTTGTTGGTCAATAAATAAAACAACACAAAGAGGTAATATGGATATTTTTCTTCAACAGTTAATAAATGGATTAACAATAGGAAGTCTATATGCATTAGTTGCTTTGGGTTATACGATGGTCTATGGGGTAATGAAGTTAATCAACTTCGCCCATGGAGACCTTGTTGCCTTTTCAGCTTATGTAGGACTTACGATATTTACTCAATTCTTTGGAAGTAGTGCGTCTTCTTTCATTAATATTATTATTATATTTTTACTTACATCTATAATAGTAGCTTTTGTTGGTGTCCTTCTTGAGCGCCTAGCATATAGACCTTTAAGAACGGCACCAAGATTAAGTGCTGTGGTTTCAGCATTAGGTGCAGCTTTGGTTATTCAAAATGGGATAATGCTAATTTGGGGACCAAATATGTTAATTTTCCCTGCTGATTTATTGCCAAATACTACTTGGAATATTGGTGGAGTTATTATTACCTTTACTCAAGTTTGTATCTTAATACTTTCTGCAGTTTTAATGATTGGATTATTTCTTTTTATTAATAAAACAAAAATGGGTACAGCAATTAGAGCAACTGCAATAGACCAAGACGCAGCAAAACTTATGGGAATCAATGTAAATAAAGTTGTAATGATAATTTTCATTATTGGTTCAATGCTTGGAGCAATTGGTGGTTTATTTATTGGACTATATTATAGAGCATTAACATTTGATATGGGATGGCTTTATGGTTTAAATGCCTTTATTGCAGCAATCATTGGTGGAATTGGTTCAATTCCAGGAGCAATGCTAGGTGGGCTTTTATTAGGATTATTTAATGCCCTAATTGCAGGATATATCTCAACTGAGTGGGCTGAAACATTTACATTTATCTTGTTAATCATTATTCTAATAGTAAGACCAACTGGATTACTTGGTGAAAAAACAGCGGAGAAAGTATAATGAATAAAACTACAATAATAGCTGCTATTTTTATTGCAGTAATGGCAATCTTTCCGTTTTTAGTTGATTCTGCTTGGTTATCTATTGGAATTACATTCTTAGTATTTGCAACTGTAGCATTTTCACAAGATATTATCTTAGGACGTGCTGGTGTATTTAATATGGGACATGCAATTTTCTTTGGTATTGGAGCATATACAACTGCAATTTTAAATGTTCAATTTGGATTTGAAATAATTGAAACCTTACCTTTTGCAATCATTTTTCCTGTGATTATTGCTATTTTATTAGCGGGTCCAATCATCCACTTAAGAGGTGACTATTTATTAGTTGCTACGATTGGATTTAATATTATTTTTGAACAAGTATTAAAAAACAATATTTTCGACTTAACAGGTGGACCAAATGGTATTTTTGGAATTGATGTAGTTAGAATCTTTGGATATGAGTTATGGTCTGATACAGCAATCTACTACATGGCTTATGGTCTTTTAATTATCACTTTATTGATTATAAGAAATCTTGATAACTCAAGATATGGTAGAGCTTTATATTATATAAATAAAGATGAGATTGCAGCGAAATCTATGGGTATTAATATCCCTTATTACAAACTGTTTGC is a window of Halarcobacter sp. DNA encoding:
- a CDS encoding branched-chain amino acid ABC transporter permease — its product is MDIFLQQLINGLTIGSLYALVALGYTMVYGVMKLINFAHGDLVAFSAYVGLTIFTQFFGSSASSFINIIIIFLLTSIIVAFVGVLLERLAYRPLRTAPRLSAVVSALGAALVIQNGIMLIWGPNMLIFPADLLPNTTWNIGGVIITFTQVCILILSAVLMIGLFLFINKTKMGTAIRATAIDQDAAKLMGINVNKVVMIIFIIGSMLGAIGGLFIGLYYRALTFDMGWLYGLNAFIAAIIGGIGSIPGAMLGGLLLGLFNALIAGYISTEWAETFTFILLIIILIVRPTGLLGEKTAEKV
- a CDS encoding branched-chain amino acid ABC transporter permease, yielding MNKTTIIAAIFIAVMAIFPFLVDSAWLSIGITFLVFATVAFSQDIILGRAGVFNMGHAIFFGIGAYTTAILNVQFGFEIIETLPFAIIFPVIIAILLAGPIIHLRGDYLLVATIGFNIIFEQVLKNNIFDLTGGPNGIFGIDVVRIFGYELWSDTAIYYMAYGLLIITLLIIRNLDNSRYGRALYYINKDEIAAKSMGINIPYYKLFAFALGAAIAGAAGSIFAVQYSAVSPESFNFMQSVMFFAIVLVGGSASLPGVIIGTFVMFVLPELFTEFKESRYLIFGAAMVLTMVLRPNGVWPATFGNIPKFLRPKEGAK